From the genome of Streptomyces sp. NBC_00659, one region includes:
- a CDS encoding sensor histidine kinase, translating to MSRAVPLRKSLLVRLLITSVLIAVCSVAATAWLAVQTTTRAIQEEQGQVLAEDMDILRRLSGYAATHDDWSHVAGTLRTISQRTGRRIALTAGDRVPFADSAARGTSLPPRAAATVDPLRTDTYTEPGAQLTGVDPRVVGPYRLTTTERLSVDKLAVVRQLCFSRNGIRTRTERMPSGRTVLKGVDGTVDPGYVPAECADGRLNTPTPTERKALDALSALTRTCLDRHKVHLDHFVALPLEAASGATPVPYLTGKRLGDQDGPLARTANACVAEARLRQLDPYVAPAAELFLGTGDRPVPRFDMSAANKAKVFGVAGLVLALTVAVTALVATRLVRPLRALTQAARQPLERHVRVPVTTRDETGILALAFNELTERRERMEAQRKAMVSDIAHELRTPLTNIRGWLEVARDGLVDPDPELLSSLHEEAVVLQRVIDDLQDLAAADAGTLRLHREEVRADELLEQVAAAHRVGARAAGIRLVTEVAGAPWLDADPVRMRQALGNLVSNATRHTPPGGTVTLFAHREEDEVVFEVADTGGGIAPGDLASVFDRFWRAEKSRSRRTGGSGLGLAIVRQLVAAHAGTVSVTSEVGAGSVFTLRLPGPRPQASATGSD from the coding sequence GTGAGCCGTGCCGTGCCCCTGCGCAAGAGCCTGCTGGTCAGGCTGCTGATCACGTCCGTGCTCATCGCCGTGTGCTCCGTGGCCGCGACCGCCTGGCTCGCGGTGCAGACCACCACCCGGGCCATCCAGGAGGAGCAGGGTCAGGTGCTCGCCGAGGACATGGACATCCTCCGGCGGCTCAGCGGATACGCGGCCACCCACGACGACTGGTCCCATGTCGCCGGAACGCTGCGTACGATCTCGCAGCGGACGGGCCGGCGCATCGCGCTGACCGCCGGAGACCGCGTCCCCTTCGCCGACTCCGCGGCCCGCGGGACCTCCCTCCCGCCCCGCGCCGCCGCCACCGTCGATCCGCTGCGCACCGACACCTACACGGAACCCGGCGCACAGCTCACCGGTGTCGACCCACGTGTCGTCGGGCCGTACCGGCTGACCACGACCGAGCGTCTGTCGGTGGACAAGCTGGCCGTGGTGCGTCAGCTCTGCTTCTCCCGCAACGGCATACGGACCCGCACGGAGCGGATGCCCAGCGGCCGGACCGTGCTGAAGGGCGTGGACGGGACGGTCGACCCCGGCTATGTGCCGGCCGAATGCGCCGACGGCAGGCTCAACACCCCCACCCCGACCGAGCGGAAGGCCCTGGACGCCCTGTCGGCACTCACCCGGACCTGTCTGGACCGGCACAAGGTGCACCTCGACCACTTCGTGGCGCTGCCGCTGGAGGCCGCGAGCGGAGCCACCCCGGTCCCCTACCTGACGGGCAAGCGACTCGGCGACCAGGACGGGCCACTGGCCCGGACGGCGAACGCCTGCGTCGCCGAGGCCCGCCTCCGTCAACTCGACCCCTACGTCGCCCCGGCCGCCGAACTCTTCCTCGGCACGGGGGACAGGCCCGTTCCCCGCTTCGACATGTCGGCCGCCAACAAGGCCAAGGTGTTCGGTGTCGCCGGACTCGTCCTCGCCCTCACTGTGGCCGTGACCGCGCTGGTCGCCACCCGGCTCGTGCGCCCCCTGCGCGCGCTGACCCAGGCCGCGCGGCAACCCCTGGAGCGGCACGTACGCGTGCCCGTCACCACCCGGGACGAGACCGGCATCCTCGCCCTCGCCTTCAACGAACTGACCGAGCGCCGCGAGCGGATGGAGGCCCAGCGCAAGGCGATGGTCAGCGACATCGCGCACGAACTGCGCACGCCTCTCACCAACATCCGCGGCTGGCTGGAGGTGGCCCGCGACGGCCTCGTGGACCCCGACCCGGAACTGCTGTCCTCCCTGCACGAGGAGGCCGTGGTGCTCCAGCGTGTCATCGACGACCTCCAGGACCTCGCGGCCGCCGACGCGGGCACGCTGCGACTGCACCGCGAGGAGGTGCGCGCCGACGAACTCCTCGAACAGGTCGCCGCGGCACACCGGGTCGGTGCGCGGGCCGCCGGCATCCGGCTGGTGACCGAGGTGGCCGGTGCGCCGTGGCTGGACGCGGACCCCGTACGGATGCGGCAGGCGCTCGGCAATCTGGTGTCCAACGCGACCCGCCACACCCCGCCCGGAGGCACGGTCACGCTCTTCGCGCACCGCGAGGAGGACGAGGTCGTGTTCGAGGTGGCCGACACCGGCGGCGGTATCGCTCCCGGAGATCTGGCCAGCGTCTTCGACAGGTTCTGGCGGGCGGAGAAGTCCCGCAGCCGGCGTACCGGCGGCAGCGGTCTGGGCCTCGCCATCGTCCGTCAGCTGGTCGCCGCCCACGCCGGAACCGTCTCCGTCACCAGCGAGGTGGGCGCCGGTTCGGTCTTCACCCTGCGGCTGCCCGGCCCCCGGCCTCAGGCCTCGGCCACCGGCTCCGACTGA
- a CDS encoding cyclic nucleotide-binding domain-containing protein: MPTALRLLHALSPEHRDRLMSVAREVSFPADGPIFEEGGTADRFWVVRSGTVSLYQRVIADRRITVAQLGPGDLLGWSWLFRPHTWDFGAEAFSPVRAYEFDASEVRTLCDQDPTLELSLTRTIGAILAHRLETTRTALIEHYARRGGGG; the protein is encoded by the coding sequence ATGCCCACTGCTCTCCGGCTCCTGCACGCGCTCTCCCCCGAACACCGTGATCGGCTGATGAGCGTGGCCCGCGAGGTGTCCTTTCCCGCGGACGGGCCGATCTTCGAGGAAGGGGGCACCGCCGACCGCTTCTGGGTGGTCCGTTCCGGAACGGTCTCGCTGTACCAGCGGGTCATCGCCGACCGGCGGATCACCGTCGCCCAGCTCGGGCCCGGCGACCTGCTCGGCTGGTCGTGGCTGTTCCGCCCGCACACCTGGGACTTCGGCGCCGAGGCCTTCAGCCCGGTACGCGCCTACGAGTTCGACGCCTCCGAGGTACGCACGCTGTGCGACCAGGATCCGACGCTGGAGCTGTCGCTGACGCGGACGATCGGCGCGATCCTGGCCCACCGTCTCGAAACGACCCGGACGGCACTCATCGAGCACTACGCGCGCCGCGGCGGCGGTGGCTGA
- a CDS encoding FAD-dependent oxidoreductase: MTQAASPARTVILTVDDDPGVSRAVARDLRRRYGEGHRIVRAESGDAALEALRELKLRGDQVAVILADYRMPQMNGIEFLEQALDVYPGARRVLLTAYADTNAAIDAINVIDLDHYLLKPWDPPEEKLYPVVDDLLDAWRASDYRPVGACKVVGHRWSARSSGVREFLARNQVPYRWYSSDTPEGQRLLSAAGQDGERLPLVVTPDGTPLVEPEDPEIAAHVGLATTPTSEFYDLVVIGGGPAGLGAAVYGASEGLRTVLVERSATGGQAGQSSRIENYLGFPDGVSGGQLTDRARRQAAKFGAEILTAREVTGLEVTGASRTIRFSDGSEISAHAVILATGVSYRQLQAPGLAELTGCGVFYGSALTEAAACQGHDVYIVGGANSAGQAAMYLARGAKSVTILVRGSSLSASMSHYLIEQISDAPNISVRTGTVVESAHGDGHLEQLTLRDVASGHTELVDAQWMFVFIGAAPLTDWLEGTVLRDARGFIVAGPDMTPDGQPPRGWELDRPPYHLETNVPGVFVAGDARAESAKRVASAVGEGAMAVMLVHRYLEQS, encoded by the coding sequence ATGACCCAGGCCGCCAGTCCGGCGCGGACCGTCATTCTGACCGTCGACGACGACCCCGGGGTCTCGCGGGCCGTCGCCCGCGACCTCCGGCGCCGCTACGGCGAGGGGCACCGGATCGTGCGCGCGGAGTCCGGGGACGCCGCGCTGGAGGCCCTGCGCGAGCTGAAGCTGCGCGGTGACCAGGTGGCGGTGATCCTCGCCGACTACCGCATGCCGCAGATGAACGGCATCGAGTTCCTGGAGCAGGCCCTCGACGTGTACCCGGGAGCGCGCCGGGTACTGCTGACCGCGTACGCGGACACCAACGCGGCCATCGACGCGATCAACGTGATCGACCTCGACCACTATCTGCTCAAGCCCTGGGATCCGCCGGAGGAGAAGCTCTATCCGGTGGTCGACGACCTCCTGGACGCGTGGCGGGCCAGCGACTACCGGCCCGTGGGTGCCTGCAAGGTGGTCGGGCACCGGTGGTCGGCCCGCTCGTCGGGGGTCCGGGAGTTCCTGGCCCGCAACCAGGTGCCGTACCGGTGGTACTCGTCCGACACCCCCGAGGGGCAGCGGCTGCTGAGCGCCGCCGGGCAGGACGGTGAGCGGCTGCCGCTGGTGGTCACCCCGGACGGCACCCCGCTCGTCGAGCCCGAGGACCCCGAGATCGCGGCGCACGTGGGGCTCGCCACGACCCCCACCTCGGAGTTCTACGACCTCGTCGTCATCGGCGGCGGTCCGGCCGGGCTCGGGGCGGCCGTGTACGGCGCGTCCGAGGGCCTGCGCACCGTACTCGTGGAACGCTCCGCGACCGGCGGACAGGCGGGCCAGAGTTCACGGATCGAGAACTATCTCGGCTTCCCCGACGGCGTCTCCGGCGGACAGCTCACCGACCGGGCGCGGCGGCAGGCGGCCAAGTTCGGCGCCGAGATCCTCACCGCGCGGGAGGTGACCGGACTGGAGGTCACCGGGGCCTCGCGCACCATCCGCTTCTCCGACGGCTCCGAGATCTCCGCGCACGCGGTGATCCTCGCGACCGGCGTGTCGTACCGCCAGCTCCAGGCGCCGGGGCTGGCCGAGCTGACGGGCTGCGGCGTCTTCTACGGCTCGGCGCTGACCGAGGCCGCCGCCTGCCAGGGCCACGACGTGTACATCGTGGGCGGCGCGAACTCGGCCGGCCAGGCGGCGATGTATCTGGCCCGGGGCGCCAAGTCCGTCACCATCCTGGTGCGCGGTTCCTCGCTGTCCGCGTCGATGTCGCACTACCTGATCGAGCAGATCTCCGACGCGCCGAACATCTCGGTGCGCACCGGCACGGTCGTGGAGTCCGCGCACGGCGACGGTCATCTGGAGCAGCTCACGCTGCGCGATGTGGCGAGCGGCCACACCGAACTCGTCGACGCGCAGTGGATGTTCGTGTTCATCGGCGCGGCCCCGCTCACCGACTGGCTGGAGGGTACGGTCCTGCGGGACGCCCGCGGATTCATCGTGGCGGGCCCGGACATGACACCCGACGGGCAGCCGCCCCGTGGCTGGGAGCTCGACCGGCCTCCGTACCACCTGGAAACCAATGTGCCCGGCGTGTTCGTGGCCGGGGACGCCCGCGCCGAGTCGGCGAAGCGGGTCGCGTCCGCGGTCGGAGAGGGAGCCATGGCCGTCATGCTCGTCCACCGTTATCTGGAGCAGTCGTGA
- a CDS encoding VOC family protein codes for MKSDGTLDTGIVTSKAVFGAPCWVSLTTRDLMAAQKFYTAVLGWRWTPGTRLGEQYRVASVAGVPVAGISEVGSVANTAVAWTAFFAVASADETVSRSQERGGTTAVGPISLPPGRAALLADRDGAVFGIWEGDLVSGWERWRNAAPSFIRLHTRDAFDAAIFYGEVLGWASSVPGCCEVDYEESEVVLRSFGDVVARIHSGALGAAPDPSLRPHWQIHFAVDDVEACVRAARAHGGAAHQQGIGSVEALIIDPDGARFSVTSRTAG; via the coding sequence ATGAAGAGCGACGGAACTCTCGACACCGGTATCGTCACCAGCAAGGCGGTCTTCGGCGCGCCGTGCTGGGTCAGTCTCACCACCCGCGACCTGATGGCCGCCCAGAAGTTCTACACCGCGGTTCTGGGCTGGAGGTGGACCCCGGGCACCAGGCTGGGCGAGCAGTACCGCGTCGCCAGTGTCGCCGGGGTTCCGGTCGCGGGGATCTCCGAGGTCGGCTCCGTGGCGAACACCGCGGTCGCCTGGACCGCGTTCTTCGCCGTGGCCTCCGCCGACGAGACCGTCTCGCGCAGCCAGGAGCGCGGCGGCACGACCGCGGTGGGCCCGATCTCGCTGCCCCCGGGCCGGGCCGCGCTGCTGGCCGACCGGGACGGCGCGGTCTTCGGGATCTGGGAGGGCGACCTGGTGTCCGGCTGGGAACGCTGGCGCAACGCGGCCCCCTCCTTCATCCGCCTGCACACCCGCGACGCCTTCGACGCCGCCATCTTCTACGGCGAGGTGCTGGGCTGGGCCTCCTCCGTCCCGGGCTGCTGCGAGGTCGACTACGAGGAGAGCGAGGTCGTCCTGCGCAGCTTCGGCGACGTGGTGGCCCGGATCCACTCCGGCGCGCTGGGTGCCGCCCCCGACCCGAGTCTGCGGCCGCACTGGCAGATCCACTTCGCAGTCGACGACGTGGAGGCCTGTGTCCGCGCGGCGCGCGCCCACGGCGGCGCCGCGCACCAGCAGGGCATCGGCTCGGTGGAGGCGCTCATCATCGACCCCGACGGGGCCCGCTTCTCGGTGACCTCCCGGACCGCCGGATGA
- a CDS encoding DUF4032 domain-containing protein produces MALQISATNPEHPALLLELPWRLPLEEWPEHHLVPLPRGISRHVVRYARAGDEVVAVKELAERPAVREYELLLGLDRLGIPAVDPLAVVTGRTDAAGEPLESVLITRHLGGSLPYRSMFETTMRPATMHRLMDALAVLLVRLHLAGFAWGDCSLSNTLFRRDAGAYAAYLVDAETGELHPRLSTGQRDYDLDLARVNISGELLDLEAAGALHPSVDPIDFGREICARYRGLWEELTRTSVYPAGKYHYIDRRVRRLNDLGFDVAEMQIASSSNGDTVTFVPKVVDAGHHQRQLLRLTGLDTEENQARRLLNDLESWMATQDDYAPGSAAPGTPPGGHRHPARPEVLAHRWVRDVFRPAVRAVPQDLRGSMEPAELYHELLEHRWFLSERAQHDIGLDAAVKDYVTNILPKAHDPLPALADDLEAPGGYPVPEQR; encoded by the coding sequence ATGGCTCTGCAGATCAGCGCGACCAACCCGGAGCATCCCGCGCTCCTGCTCGAACTGCCGTGGCGGCTGCCCCTGGAGGAGTGGCCCGAGCACCATCTGGTGCCGCTGCCGCGCGGCATCTCCCGGCACGTGGTGCGCTACGCGCGCGCCGGTGACGAGGTGGTGGCCGTCAAGGAACTCGCCGAACGGCCCGCGGTGCGCGAGTACGAACTGCTGCTCGGCCTTGACCGGCTCGGGATACCCGCGGTCGACCCGCTCGCCGTGGTCACCGGCCGCACGGACGCGGCCGGAGAGCCGCTGGAGTCGGTGCTGATCACCCGGCATCTGGGCGGATCGCTGCCGTACCGGTCGATGTTCGAGACGACCATGCGGCCGGCCACCATGCACCGGCTGATGGACGCGCTGGCCGTCCTGCTGGTGCGGCTGCACCTGGCCGGCTTCGCCTGGGGCGACTGCTCGCTGTCCAACACGCTGTTCCGGCGCGACGCGGGAGCCTACGCCGCGTATCTGGTGGACGCCGAGACCGGTGAACTCCATCCGCGGCTCAGCACCGGCCAGCGGGACTACGACCTCGATCTGGCCCGGGTGAACATCAGCGGCGAACTGCTCGACCTGGAGGCGGCCGGCGCCCTGCACCCCTCGGTGGACCCGATCGATTTCGGCCGGGAGATCTGCGCCCGCTACCGGGGACTGTGGGAGGAGCTGACCCGCACCTCCGTCTACCCGGCGGGCAAGTACCACTACATCGACCGCCGCGTACGGCGCCTGAACGACCTCGGTTTCGACGTCGCCGAGATGCAGATCGCGAGCTCCTCCAACGGCGACACCGTCACCTTCGTGCCCAAGGTCGTCGACGCGGGCCATCACCAGCGCCAGCTCCTGCGGCTGACCGGACTCGACACCGAGGAGAACCAGGCCCGCAGACTCCTGAACGACCTGGAGAGCTGGATGGCAACCCAGGACGACTACGCGCCGGGCTCCGCCGCCCCCGGCACCCCGCCCGGAGGGCATCGGCACCCCGCCCGCCCCGAGGTGCTCGCCCACCGCTGGGTGCGGGACGTGTTCCGGCCCGCGGTCCGGGCGGTGCCCCAGGACCTCCGCGGCTCCATGGAGCCGGCCGAGCTGTACCACGAGCTCCTCGAACACCGCTGGTTCCTGTCCGAGCGCGCCCAGCACGACATCGGTCTGGACGCGGCCGTGAAGGACTACGTCACGAACATCCTCCCGAAGGCCCACGACCCCCTGCCCGCCCTCGCGGACGACCTGGAGGCGCCCGGCGGGTATCCCGTTCCCGAGCAAAGGTGA
- a CDS encoding DUF4177 domain-containing protein → MSTPYAFEYKVVTFRESLIGDALDSDKLEKVLNKHAEDGWALKAITAADVKGRIGPGAVEGLLLTLERPRA, encoded by the coding sequence ATGAGCACCCCGTACGCCTTCGAATACAAGGTCGTCACGTTCCGTGAGTCGCTGATCGGCGACGCGCTGGACAGCGACAAGCTGGAAAAGGTCCTGAACAAGCATGCCGAGGACGGGTGGGCGCTCAAGGCGATCACGGCCGCGGACGTCAAGGGCCGCATAGGCCCCGGCGCCGTGGAAGGTTTGCTGCTCACCCTGGAACGACCGCGCGCCTGA
- a CDS encoding N-formylglutamate amidohydrolase, with amino-acid sequence MNDIHGSPDTPDSFALLPGAVHSPVILHVPHSSREIPAPVRAGILLDDTALDGELDHITDAHTAELASAAAEAAGLTPWRFVNRLSRLVVDPERFPDEREEMLTVGMGAVYTRTTHRAPLRPADVDPRPLIDRYFHSYAQAMTAAVTGRLAATGRAVIIDVHSYPTARLPYELHGDGPRPAVCLGTDSFHTPPELVALAEKAFAGLGGVGIDSPFSGAYVPLRYYEREPGVTALMVEIRRDTYMKEPGGPVSAGFARLAGALTALVDAVDEWTRSVDTLGR; translated from the coding sequence ATGAACGACATCCACGGTTCCCCGGACACCCCGGACTCCTTCGCGCTCCTGCCCGGAGCGGTCCACTCGCCCGTGATCCTGCACGTGCCGCACTCCTCCAGGGAGATCCCCGCGCCGGTCCGCGCCGGCATCCTCCTGGACGACACGGCGCTGGACGGCGAGTTGGACCACATCACCGACGCGCACACCGCCGAACTGGCCTCGGCCGCGGCCGAGGCGGCCGGGCTGACGCCGTGGCGGTTCGTCAACCGGCTGTCCCGGCTGGTCGTGGATCCCGAGCGCTTCCCGGACGAACGTGAGGAGATGCTCACGGTCGGCATGGGCGCGGTCTACACACGGACGACGCACCGGGCGCCGCTGAGGCCCGCGGACGTCGATCCGCGGCCGCTGATCGACCGCTACTTCCACTCCTACGCGCAGGCGATGACGGCCGCGGTGACCGGCCGGCTGGCCGCCACCGGGCGGGCCGTGATCATCGACGTCCACTCGTATCCGACGGCCCGGCTGCCCTACGAACTGCACGGTGACGGGCCCCGGCCGGCGGTGTGCCTCGGGACGGACTCCTTCCACACACCGCCGGAACTCGTCGCGCTCGCGGAGAAGGCGTTCGCCGGGCTCGGCGGTGTGGGGATCGACAGTCCGTTCTCCGGCGCGTACGTCCCGCTGCGGTACTACGAACGCGAGCCCGGGGTCACGGCGCTGATGGTGGAGATCCGGCGGGACACGTACATGAAGGAGCCGGGAGGCCCGGTGAGTGCGGGATTCGCGCGTCTCGCCGGGGCCCTGACCGCGCTCGTGGACGCGGTGGACGAGTGGACCCGCAGCGTCGACACCCTGGGCAGGTAG
- a CDS encoding L,D-transpeptidase family protein, producing MINSAHRVRATVVAASLLLAGCGGGPAERLGPGAGGSPSRHGEATPAPGPAASRAAAPGRLPGLGPRTLAAIPSRTRQAVVVTGRDRNSSRSTVVLYERTEAGWRAGPSRPAHNALKGWTGHHRAGDLRSPIGVFTLTDAGGLLADPGTRLPYDRSRAFTSPGTGFEGEPLAGSFDYVVAVDYNRRPGTTPLDWTRPLGAGRGGGIWLHVDHGGPTHGCVGLREDDLVELMRALDPARHPVVVMGDAASLGR from the coding sequence ATGATCAACTCCGCACACCGTGTCCGGGCGACGGTCGTCGCCGCCTCCCTCCTGCTCGCCGGCTGCGGCGGCGGCCCGGCCGAGAGGCTCGGCCCCGGGGCCGGCGGCTCACCGTCGCGTCACGGCGAGGCGACACCGGCGCCCGGGCCGGCCGCCTCGCGCGCGGCGGCACCGGGGCGACTGCCGGGACTCGGCCCCAGGACGCTGGCCGCGATCCCGTCGCGGACCCGTCAGGCCGTCGTGGTGACCGGCCGGGACAGGAACTCCTCGCGGTCCACCGTGGTGCTGTACGAGCGCACGGAGGCGGGCTGGCGGGCCGGTCCGAGCCGGCCCGCGCACAATGCCCTCAAGGGCTGGACCGGCCACCATCGCGCCGGTGACCTGCGTTCCCCCATAGGCGTCTTCACCCTGACGGACGCCGGCGGGCTGCTGGCCGATCCCGGAACCCGGCTCCCGTACGACCGCTCGCGCGCCTTCACCTCACCCGGCACCGGCTTCGAGGGCGAGCCGCTGGCCGGCTCCTTCGACTACGTCGTCGCCGTCGACTACAACCGCAGGCCCGGCACCACACCCCTGGACTGGACCCGGCCGCTGGGCGCGGGCCGCGGCGGGGGCATCTGGCTGCACGTGGACCACGGAGGCCCCACCCACGGATGCGTCGGTCTGCGCGAGGACGACCTGGTGGAGCTGATGCGTGCCCTGGACCCCGCCCGGCACCCCGTGGTCGTCATGGGGGACGCCGCCTCCCTGGGGCGCTGA
- a CDS encoding DUF6629 family protein produces MCWSATADLAAGTGVAAVGVACVVRARRRTDLPLAALPLLLGAHQIVEARVWDTGGGTGPATVAWAVIALPLLAVWVPAGVLCAVPRRARRRLLLPLAAGVATAAVLAHSMAVRPVRAEIRGHTMGYVVDLPRPGLVIAGYLVATVGALLVSGDRGLVLLGALTGAGAVICWSLWELEFVSTWCACAAVVSVTLLGWVNARDAVGPPERVDHA; encoded by the coding sequence ATGTGCTGGAGTGCGACGGCCGATCTGGCGGCCGGTACCGGGGTGGCCGCGGTCGGCGTCGCCTGTGTGGTCCGGGCACGGCGCAGGACGGATCTCCCGCTGGCCGCGCTGCCGTTGCTGCTCGGCGCCCACCAGATCGTCGAGGCCCGGGTCTGGGACACCGGTGGCGGTACGGGTCCCGCCACCGTGGCCTGGGCCGTGATCGCCCTCCCGTTGCTGGCGGTGTGGGTACCGGCGGGCGTCCTGTGCGCGGTGCCGCGCCGCGCCCGGCGCCGGCTGCTGCTCCCGCTCGCCGCCGGTGTCGCTACCGCGGCCGTGCTCGCGCACTCCATGGCCGTCCGTCCCGTCAGGGCCGAGATCCGCGGCCACACCATGGGCTATGTCGTCGACCTGCCCCGGCCCGGACTGGTCATCGCGGGCTACCTCGTCGCCACCGTCGGCGCGCTGCTGGTCTCCGGCGACCGCGGGCTGGTGCTGCTCGGCGCTCTGACCGGGGCGGGCGCGGTGATCTGCTGGTCGCTGTGGGAGCTGGAGTTCGTCTCCACGTGGTGCGCGTGCGCCGCGGTCGTCTCGGTGACCCTGCTGGGCTGGGTGAACGCGCGGGATGCCGTCGGCCCGCCGGAGCGGGTGGATCACGCCTGA
- a CDS encoding amidohydrolase family protein yields MPVVDAWMQHPTLRHSNHEMFASLRRWTGMKVLEEEMPVEVTVAALAAADVDTGLSSAWYGPQGALITNDEVAAFVARSDGRLRGVAGADLTRPVAAVRELRRAVEELDFVALRIIPWLWQLPPTDRLYYPLYTACAELGVPFCTQVGHTGPLRPSETGRPIPYIDQVALDFPELTIVCGHIGYPWTTEMIAVADKHENVYIDTSAYTTRRYPPELVAYLRGRGRRKVLFGSNYPMIEPSRALEHLDELGLDEESTELFLSDNARRVFRLGDHS; encoded by the coding sequence ATGCCGGTCGTCGACGCGTGGATGCAGCACCCCACTCTCCGCCATTCCAACCACGAGATGTTCGCGTCCCTGCGCCGCTGGACCGGCATGAAGGTGCTGGAGGAGGAGATGCCGGTCGAGGTCACGGTGGCCGCGCTGGCGGCGGCCGACGTGGACACCGGTCTGTCCTCGGCCTGGTACGGACCTCAGGGCGCCCTGATCACCAACGACGAGGTCGCCGCGTTCGTGGCGCGGTCGGACGGGCGGCTGCGCGGGGTGGCGGGCGCCGACCTCACCCGTCCCGTCGCCGCGGTGCGCGAACTCCGGCGGGCCGTCGAGGAGCTGGACTTCGTGGCCCTGCGGATCATCCCGTGGCTGTGGCAACTGCCGCCCACCGACCGGCTCTACTACCCGCTGTACACCGCCTGCGCCGAACTCGGCGTCCCCTTCTGCACCCAGGTCGGGCACACCGGACCGCTGCGCCCCTCCGAGACCGGCCGGCCCATCCCGTACATCGACCAGGTCGCGCTCGACTTCCCCGAACTCACCATCGTCTGCGGGCACATCGGCTACCCGTGGACCACGGAGATGATCGCGGTCGCCGACAAGCACGAGAACGTGTACATCGACACCAGCGCCTACACCACCCGCCGCTATCCCCCGGAGCTGGTCGCGTATCTGCGCGGCCGGGGACGGCGCAAGGTCCTCTTCGGCTCCAACTACCCCATGATCGAGCCGAGTCGGGCCCTGGAACACCTCGACGAACTGGGCCTGGACGAGGAGAGCACCGAGCTGTTCCTGTCGGACAACGCCAGGCGCGTCTTCCGCCTGGGCGATCATTCGTAG
- a CDS encoding response regulator transcription factor, which yields MCAYVLVAEDDEKQAELIRRSLLSEGHTAAVVHDGAAALAEVRRHRPDLVVLDLMLPVVDGFGVCRALRENDDIPVLMLTARSTEDDVLLGLELGADDYMTKPYSPRELMARIRTVLRRGGRPAGGREADPVVRAGGIAVDPRRHTVLCDGSPVDCTPGEYEILLAMAAEPERVFSRRQLLHHTRGIDRASTERAIDVHIMNLRKKIEADPRRPARLVTVFGVGYKLRGERA from the coding sequence GTGTGCGCATACGTGCTGGTGGCGGAGGACGACGAGAAGCAGGCGGAGCTGATACGCCGTTCGCTGCTGAGCGAGGGGCATACCGCGGCCGTGGTCCACGACGGCGCGGCCGCCCTCGCCGAGGTCCGGCGGCACCGGCCCGACCTCGTCGTCCTGGACCTGATGCTCCCGGTGGTCGACGGCTTCGGCGTGTGCCGGGCGCTGCGGGAGAACGACGACATCCCCGTCCTGATGCTGACCGCCCGCTCCACCGAGGACGACGTCCTGCTCGGCCTGGAGCTCGGCGCGGACGACTACATGACCAAGCCGTACAGTCCGCGCGAGCTCATGGCCCGTATCCGTACGGTGCTCAGACGCGGCGGCCGGCCCGCGGGCGGCCGGGAGGCCGATCCGGTCGTCAGGGCAGGGGGGATCGCGGTGGACCCGCGGCGGCACACGGTCCTGTGCGACGGCTCGCCGGTGGACTGCACCCCGGGCGAGTACGAGATCCTGCTCGCGATGGCCGCCGAACCCGAACGGGTCTTCTCCCGGCGGCAGTTGCTGCATCACACCCGGGGCATCGACCGGGCCTCGACCGAGCGGGCCATCGACGTGCACATCATGAACCTGCGCAAGAAGATCGAGGCGGACCCGCGCAGACCGGCACGTCTGGTCACCGTGTTCGGCGTCGGGTACAAGCTCAGGGGCGAGAGGGCGTGA